The following proteins are encoded in a genomic region of Natrinema sp. DC36:
- the nirK gene encoding copper-containing nitrite reductase: MTQHNAHRRRFLQAMGAAGAVAVAGCLGGDESGTEANSGQNGGEKEKEGLAAAKSVDVDRIARDPTDVPAPVDWSEPRTHDITLQTERVTAEIEPGVTFDYMTFEGQVPGPMVRVRQGDTVNLTFDVPEDMNMVMHNVDFHAVYGPGGGADATTIAPDDDPTQIKFRAEYPGVFIYHCAVPAMDYHISSGMFGSILVEPEDGLPEVDNELYLGQHEIYTAGEVGEEGHHPFDHDAMMREEPTYVVFNGQAYGFTEDGVGPMQTNTGETARVYFANGGPNLLSSFHPIGNVWSNLYRSGDLLSDPANNVETTPVPPGTTTAAEMEFPVPGPVKLVDHALSRVVHRGALGVVNVHGEENPDVYDEDP; this comes from the coding sequence ATGACCCAACACAACGCTCACCGACGACGGTTCCTGCAGGCGATGGGTGCAGCTGGAGCGGTCGCAGTCGCCGGCTGCCTCGGCGGTGACGAATCGGGCACCGAAGCAAACAGCGGCCAGAACGGCGGCGAGAAGGAGAAGGAGGGACTGGCGGCAGCGAAGTCAGTCGACGTCGACCGGATCGCGCGAGATCCGACGGACGTTCCGGCGCCGGTCGACTGGAGCGAGCCCCGCACGCACGACATCACGCTTCAGACCGAGCGAGTGACCGCGGAGATCGAACCCGGGGTCACGTTCGACTACATGACCTTCGAGGGGCAGGTGCCGGGGCCGATGGTTCGGGTCCGCCAGGGTGACACGGTCAATCTCACCTTCGACGTCCCCGAGGACATGAACATGGTGATGCACAACGTCGACTTCCACGCGGTCTACGGCCCCGGCGGCGGTGCTGACGCGACGACGATCGCCCCCGACGATGACCCGACCCAGATCAAATTCCGCGCGGAGTACCCAGGCGTGTTCATCTACCACTGTGCGGTCCCGGCCATGGACTACCACATCAGTAGCGGCATGTTCGGTTCGATCCTCGTCGAACCCGAAGACGGCCTCCCCGAGGTCGACAACGAGCTCTACCTCGGCCAGCACGAGATCTACACCGCCGGCGAGGTCGGCGAAGAGGGCCACCATCCGTTCGATCACGACGCGATGATGCGCGAAGAACCCACCTACGTCGTCTTCAACGGCCAGGCCTACGGCTTCACCGAAGACGGCGTCGGCCCCATGCAGACCAACACCGGCGAGACCGCCCGGGTCTACTTCGCCAACGGCGGCCCCAACCTGCTGAGTTCGTTCCACCCGATCGGCAACGTCTGGAGCAACCTCTACCGCAGCGGCGACCTGCTGAGCGACCCCGCCAACAACGTCGAAACGACCCCCGTCCCGCCGGGTACCACCACCGCCGCTGAGATGGAGTTCCCCGTCCCTGGGCCGGTCAAGCTCGTCGACCACGCCCTCTCGCGGGTCGTCCACCGCGGCGCGCTCGGCGTCGTCAACGTCCATGGCGAGGAGAACCCCGACGTCTACGACGAGGATCCGTGA
- a CDS encoding alpha/beta hydrolase, protein METNGRSMATDAEVGAAVPSAVDAESTRRRVNGIELHVVTAGDRADPLVVLLHGFPEYWYGWRTQIAPLVDAGYRVLAPDQRGYNRSEKPDGVRAYRTDELARDVVALIATEERDAAHVVGHDWGGVVAWEVACRFPGAVDRLAVVNAPHPTAYRRQLLANLEQLRRSWYAVCFQPPWLPEFACRYDEYRLLERALRETAATGTFTEADLARYRRAWSRDRALTGMLNWYRAAARDPPNPPIDRVAAPTLVVWGEDDTTLVPALAVDSAAFCTERRLEMLPGVSHWVPHEEPERLTELLLEHASGE, encoded by the coding sequence ATGGAAACGAACGGACGGTCGATGGCGACGGATGCGGAAGTCGGAGCCGCAGTCCCGTCGGCGGTCGACGCGGAGTCGACTCGCCGACGGGTCAACGGGATCGAGTTACACGTCGTCACCGCCGGCGATCGAGCGGATCCGCTGGTCGTCTTGCTCCACGGCTTTCCCGAGTACTGGTACGGGTGGCGGACGCAAATCGCGCCGCTCGTCGACGCCGGCTATCGCGTCCTCGCTCCCGATCAGCGAGGGTACAATCGCAGCGAGAAGCCAGACGGGGTTCGAGCGTACCGAACGGATGAACTCGCACGAGACGTCGTCGCCCTGATCGCGACCGAGGAACGCGACGCCGCCCACGTCGTCGGCCACGACTGGGGCGGGGTCGTCGCCTGGGAGGTCGCGTGTCGGTTCCCCGGGGCCGTCGACCGCCTCGCCGTCGTCAACGCGCCGCATCCGACCGCGTATCGTCGGCAGCTACTCGCGAACCTCGAGCAACTGCGCCGGAGCTGGTACGCCGTCTGTTTTCAGCCGCCGTGGCTCCCCGAATTCGCGTGTCGGTACGACGAGTACCGCCTGCTCGAGCGAGCGCTTCGAGAGACGGCCGCGACGGGAACGTTCACCGAGGCTGATCTGGCCCGGTACCGACGGGCCTGGAGCCGGGACCGCGCGCTCACCGGGATGCTCAACTGGTACCGGGCGGCCGCGCGAGATCCACCGAACCCGCCGATCGACCGCGTCGCCGCGCCGACGCTCGTCGTCTGGGGCGAAGACGATACGACGCTCGTCCCCGCGCTGGCGGTCGACAGCGCCGCGTTCTGTACGGAGCGCCGCCTCGAGATGCTGCCGGGAGTGAGTCACTGGGTCCCCCACGAGGAACCCGAGCGACTGACGGAACTGTTGCTCGAGCACGCTAGCGGGGAGTAG